From the genome of Streptomyces sp. NBC_01142:
GTACGGCCGTAGGCACACTTAGACGGTGTCCTATGTGGTTAGGCGGATGAGGCGCTTGTAGCAGCACAGGGCGGCGGCGAGGCCAAGAAAGGCCAGGTAGTTCCGGGGGTGGCGTTCGTAGCGGTGGTTGAGGCGGCGGTATCCGGTCAGCCAGGACATGGTCCGCTCGATGACCCACCTGCGACGGCCGAGTCGTTCGCTGGACTCGATGCCTTTGCGGGCGATCCGCACCCCGATGCGTTTGCCTCGTAGCCATTTACGCAGGTGGGGGATGTCGTAGGCCTTGTCGGCGTGCAGGCGTTGGGGCCTGAAGTGACGGCCGCGGTGGGGGTCGTGTCTCGTTTGGAGACCCGCCACCATGGGCTTCAGACCTTCGCTGTCATGGGTGTTGGCGGCGGAGAGCCCGACGACCAGGGGCAGTCCGCTCGCGTCCGACAGGACGTGCATCTTGGAACCCGGCTTGCCTCGGTCCACGGGGCTCGGACCTGTGAGTTCGCCCCCTTTTTAGCCCGGACGTGGGCGGAGTCGAGGACGACTCGGGAGACGTCGATGAGGCCTGCGTCGTCGAGTTGGTGCAGGACCGCTTCGTGCAGCCGGCCCCACACCCCGGCCCTCGACCAGATCATGAACCGGCGATGCGCGGTCGACTTCGATATGCCGAAGCACGGTGGCAGGGCCCGCCAGGCGCAGCCGCTGACGAGCACGTAGATGATCGCTGCGAACAACGTCTCATCAGGCGTGTTCGGTGTTCCACCGCCCTGCGGTCGCACTCGTTCCTCCGGAATCAACGGCCTGGCGAGCTCCCATAAGCCGTCCGGAACAATCCAACTCCACGTACCCCGCCCCATGAATAACCCAACGAGTGATCACCACATAGGACACCGTCTAAGAGGATGTCCTGATCGGTTGAGGCGCCGGCAGCAGATCAGGGCACTGGCCAAGCCGACGAAGGCGAGGAAGTGCCCGGCCTTGCGCTCGTAGCGGCGGTGCAGGCGACGGCAGCCGTTCAGCCAGGACATTGTGCGCTCGACTACCCAGCGGTGCCGGCCCAGGCGGCCGGACGGTTCGACGCCGCGGCGGGCGATGCGCGGCACCATCTGCCGACGGCGCAGCCATCCTCGCAGGTGGTCGAAGTCGTAGCCCTTGTCCGCGTGGAGTTTGGCCGGGCGGCGGCGCCGGGGTCCATAGCGGGAGCGGATCGGCGGGATGCCGCGCATCAGCGGGATCAGGGCCTGGCTGTCGTGGAGGTTGGCGCCGGAGATACCCACCGAGATCGGCAGTCCGTTGCGGTCACAGATGACGTGCATCTTCGATCCGAGCTTGCCGCGATCGGTCGGATTCGGTCCGGTCAGGGGCCCCCTTTGACCGCTCGGACACTGGCCGAGTCGATCGCGCAGCGCGACCAGTCCAGCTCGCCGTTCGCGCCGAGCCGGTCGAGGACCACGCGGTGCAGCTTGGCCCAGACCCGGGCCGCGGACCAATCAGTGAAACGGCGGTGGACCGTCTGCCAGGAGGCCCCGAAGACCGGTGGCACCTGCCGCCAGGTACAGCCCGAAGTAGCGACGAAGATGATCGCGGCCAGCACCGCGCGGTCATCGCACCTCCGGCGGCCTCCACCTTGGGCGCGTACCGGCGGCTCCGGCGCCACATCCTGGAAGATCTCCCACAGCCCGTCCGGCACCAGGCGCACAACCATGTCCATGCCCAGAGCAACGAGCGATCGCCAATCAAGACACCGTCTAAGCTTGTTCTTTATCTACCAAGATCTTCCGGGCTTGCCGATGGCCTTGAGGGTCTCGGCGCGTTTGACGGTCTTGCCGACGTCGTAGCGGGGTGCCCGGTGTTTGTTCTTGGCGCCGGGTGGCCGTCCGGGGCCGGCGCCTCGGGGTTTGGGAACACGGGTTGGGCAGTCGGGAGGCTGTCGCACGGCTCCTGCCCGGTGAAGGTCAAGAGCGATTCGTTGTTCGGTTCCGAGGATCCAGGAGGCGTCGGAATCTTGGCTGGTGGGGCGGAACTTCTGGTCGTGCGACCGTGAACGTGATCTTGAGATGCCGCGGGATGTCCGGGAGTGGCTGCCGCCCGAGCACCTGTGCTGGAAGGTGCTCGACGTCGTCGAGCTACTTGACCTGTCGGCGTTCGAGAACAGCTACCGTGACGACGGGCGGGGCGGGGTGGCCTACCCTCCCGCGAGCCTGATTGCGCTGCTCCTGTACTGCTACAGCAAGGGAGTGCGTTCCTCCCGTCGCATCGAGCAGGCTTGCTGGGACGACGTGGGCTGCCGAATCATCACCGCGAACCGCCGAGTGGACCACTCCACCGTCGCGCGGTTCGTACGACGCCACCGTGCCGCCTTGAACTCACTGTTCGTGCAGGTGTTGTCGCTGTGCGGCCGACGTGGCCTGGTCGATCTTTCGGCGGTGGCCGTGGACGGCTCACCGATGGAGGCGAACGCCTCACGCGACGCCAACCAGCGGCTCCAGCGCCTGGAGGAGACCATCTCCCAGTACGAGAAAGAGATCCACGCGTTGATGGAGGATGTAGTCGACCACGCGCTGAGCGTCGAGGCCGATGACTCGGCAGCACAGGGAGATGGCGAGGACGCGTGCGACAACTGGCCTCGCCTGTCCCGGCTGTGCGACCGGCTCACCCGGGCCCACTTGGCCAGGGACAGACTGCATGAACGGGCTATGCCTTCACCCACCGAGATCCGGATCAAGGTCGAAGCCGCCGAGCGGATGGTGGCCCGCGCGGAGAAGCGCCTGGCCGCCGAGACCGAGGCTCACCAGGAGAAGCTGAAGAAGTACGAGCTCCGCGTCCGAGAGGACCGGGCGGCAGGACGTCGTGGAGCGAACGGACGGCCGCCGGTCCCGATGGAGCACAAGACCGTCCTCGTTCGCCAGCGAACGCGACTGGTGAAGATGCGGGCCTGGCTGGAGCGGGCCCGCACACCCCGACCGGCCCCCTCCCCGGAGTCCCGTTCCTGCCTGAGCGATCCCGACTCCCGGCTGATTCCCGGCAAACGCGGCGGCTACCTGCAGGGATACAACATCCAGATCGTGTGCGCCCGCCGTCAATTCTTGCTGGCCATCGAAGCGCACGACAATCCCTCGGACAGGACGGCCCTCGTTCCGATGGTGAAGAAGACCCAGCACAATCACCAGGCCGCACGGCTCCCCGGCGACATCCAACTCTGGCTCGCCGACAGCGGGTACGCTTCCGCCGCGTCCTTCGAGGCCCTCGCCGACCTCCCGCTACTGGTCTCGGTCACCAGCGATGCCGACCAGGCAGGCTTTCCCGCGAAACGTCAGCAGGCCCCTGCCGGCCAGCAGGACATGGCGGCCCGCCTCGCCACCCCAACAGGACGGGCCCAGTACCGTCAACGCAGTGCCCTGGTCGAGCCGGGATTCGCCCGGATCTTCCAACGCTTCGGACGGCACCTCAACTACCGCGGCCGCCAGGCGGTGGACGCCGAGATCAAGCTCCTCGGCACGGTGCACAACCTCAACAAGCTCATCAACCACACGCCCAAGAAGCACTCTTGACCTTCACCGGGCAGGAGCCGTGCGACAGCCTCTCGGTCTTCGGGCGGATGTGCCGGAAGTCGCGGCGGACCCGGGCCGGGGTGAGCCGGTCGGAGGTGGCGGGTTTCTCCCAGGGCCGGCGGAGGTCCGCGGCGAGCGGCCGGGCGAGCCGGAGCTGGGTGTGAGCGACGATCAGGATCCAGGTCCAGCGGTCCGCCGCCTCGGGAGTACGGAGTTTCGGAGTGGTCCAGCCCAGGGTCTGCTTCGCGAAGCGGAAGGTGTGCTCCAGATCGAAGCGACGGAGAAATGCCTGCCAGAAGCGGTCCACGTCGTCCGGGGTTGCGCCGGTCTTAGTACTGCAACGGTCTTTGCTCTGATGGTTTGTTGGCTTCTGGTGGTGTGTGGCCGCGTCGTTTGTAGTGGCTGATGCGGGCTTGGTGTTGTCGTCTGCGGCGCCAGTGTGACCAGTGCAGGACGTGGTCGGTGCTTGGGCGGGGTCGAGTGAGGCGGGTGATCAGGCGTCTGAGTTCGGGGAGGGTCAGGGGTATGAGCTGGGAGGATCCGTTTCTGCTTTCCCGGTGTCGAGTTCACGGGCCCGCAGGACGGTGAGGCAGGCGTGTGCGGCCATGGCCAGGGTGATGTGGCGGTGCCAGCCGTCGTAGCGGCGGACCTGGTAGTCGTCCAGGCCGCACTCCTGCTTCGCGGT
Proteins encoded in this window:
- a CDS encoding IS5 family transposase (programmed frameshift), whose protein sequence is MGRGTWSWIVPDGLWELARPLIPEERVRPQGGGTPNTPDETLFAAIIYVLVSGCAWRALPPCFGISKSTAHRRFMIWSRAGVWGRLHEAVLHQLDDAGLIDVSRVVLDSAHVRAKKGGELTGPSPVDRGKPGSKMHVLSDASGLPLVVGLSAANTHDSEGLKPMVAGLQTRHDPHRGRHFRPQRLHADKAYDIPHLRKWLRGKRIGVRIARKGIESSERLGRRRWVIERTMSWLTGYRRLNHRYERHPRNYLAFLGLAAALCCYKRLIRLTT
- a CDS encoding IS5 family transposase (programmed frameshift) yields the protein MVVRLVPDGLWEIFQDVAPEPPVRAQGGGRRRCDDRAVLAAIIFVATSGCTWRQVPPVFGASWQTVHRRFTDWSAARVWAKLHRVVLDRLGANGELDWSRCAIDSASVRAVKGGPLTGPNPTDRGKLGSKMHVICDRNGLPISVGISGANLHDSQALIPLMRGIPPIRSRYGPRRRRPAKLHADKGYDFDHLRGWLRRRQMVPRIARRGVEPSGRLGRHRWVVERTMSWLNGCRRLHRRYERKAGHFLAFVGLASALICCRRLNRSGHPLRRCPMW
- a CDS encoding transposase translates to MPRDVREWLPPEHLCWKVLDVVELLDLSAFENSYRDDGRGGVAYPPASLIALLLYCYSKGVRSSRRIEQACWDDVGCRIITANRRVDHSTVARFVRRHRAALNSLFVQVLSLCGRRGLVDLSAVAVDGSPMEANASRDANQRLQRLEETISQYEKEIHALMEDVVDHALSVEADDSAAQGDGEDACDNWPRLSRLCDRLTRAHLARDRLHERAMPSPTEIRIKVEAAERMVARAEKRLAAETEAHQEKLKKYELRVREDRAAGRRGANGRPPVPMEHKTVLVRQRTRLVKMRAWLERARTPRPAPSPESRSCLSDPDSRLIPGKRGGYLQGYNIQIVCARRQFLLAIEAHDNPSDRTALVPMVKKTQHNHQAARLPGDIQLWLADSGYASAASFEALADLPLLVSVTSDADQAGFPAKRQQAPAGQQDMAARLATPTGRAQYRQRSALVEPGFARIFQRFGRHLNYRGRQAVDAEIKLLGTVHNLNKLINHTPKKHS